A genomic region of Actinomycetota bacterium contains the following coding sequences:
- a CDS encoding ATP-binding protein: MTTDTSDAPAPATTAENSRYQQLRAHLTTLKLLDAAEALPAVLDQARTEKLTPTAALERLLRIEVNATEARRLAGRLRFACLPTDATLEEFDYDAQPGVDPRLINDL; encoded by the coding sequence GCGCCGGCGCCGGCCACCACCGCCGAGAACAGTCGCTACCAGCAGCTGCGTGCCCACCTGACCACCCTCAAGCTGCTCGACGCGGCCGAGGCCCTGCCGGCCGTGCTGGACCAGGCCCGCACCGAGAAGCTCACCCCCACCGCCGCTCTGGAACGTCTGCTGCGGATCGAGGTCAACGCGACCGAGGCCCGCCGGCTCGCCGGCCGGCTCCGTTTCGCCTGCCTGCCCACCGACGCGACCCTGGAGGAGTTCGACTACGACGCCCAACCCGGTGTTGACCCCCGCCTGATCAACGACCTG